The following proteins are encoded in a genomic region of Syntrophorhabdaceae bacterium:
- the had gene encoding 6-hydroxycyclohex-1-ene-1-carbonyl-CoA dehydrogenase, with product MADVPKVIKQWQMVQPTVFNRETKETTPGKLAMAEIPVPELREDEVLVEVAGCGVCHTDLGYFYDGVPTVSKPPLALGHEISGVVVAGDPAWIGKEVIIPAVMPCRKCILCKTGRGNRCLAQKMPGNSIGVYGGFSSHIPVPTVDLCLVSDRKGYALEQLSVVADAVTTPYQAAKRADLQPGDNVIVIGATGGVGVYMAQTVKALGAKTVIGIARNPKKLERALSYGCDHVISTLDKTNKDVVGEWRNFVKSKGLANTGWKIFEVTGTKAGQELALDLLSFVGKLILVGFGMAKSEYMFSKLMAFDAEIIGTWGCLPEYYPIVLDMVLSKKIVIDPFVEVRPMSTIAATFDEIHKAGSPEKRVVLKPDF from the coding sequence TACCGAAGGTAATAAAACAGTGGCAGATGGTTCAACCGACAGTTTTTAACAGAGAAACAAAAGAGACTACACCCGGAAAGCTTGCTATGGCAGAGATTCCCGTTCCTGAACTGAGAGAGGACGAGGTTCTCGTAGAGGTCGCAGGGTGTGGTGTATGCCATACCGACCTTGGATATTTCTATGACGGCGTTCCGACGGTCAGTAAACCGCCTCTGGCCCTCGGCCATGAGATCAGCGGTGTGGTAGTAGCCGGCGATCCCGCATGGATCGGCAAGGAAGTGATCATTCCCGCGGTTATGCCCTGCAGAAAGTGTATCCTCTGCAAAACAGGAAGAGGCAACAGATGTCTTGCCCAGAAGATGCCCGGCAACTCAATCGGCGTCTACGGCGGTTTTTCAAGCCATATCCCCGTTCCTACCGTTGACCTTTGTCTTGTGTCTGACAGAAAAGGGTATGCACTCGAACAGTTGTCAGTTGTCGCGGATGCGGTAACCACCCCGTACCAGGCAGCAAAAAGGGCTGATCTGCAGCCTGGCGATAACGTGATTGTCATCGGTGCAACCGGTGGGGTCGGTGTCTACATGGCGCAGACCGTGAAGGCGCTCGGCGCAAAGACCGTTATCGGCATTGCAAGGAATCCGAAGAAGCTCGAAAGGGCGCTCAGCTATGGTTGTGACCACGTGATCAGCACCCTCGACAAGACGAACAAGGACGTCGTCGGCGAGTGGAGAAACTTCGTAAAATCCAAAGGCCTTGCCAATACAGGCTGGAAGATCTTTGAGGTAACAGGGACTAAGGCGGGACAGGAACTGGCACTCGACCTGCTTTCATTTGTAGGAAAATTGATCCTTGTCGGATTCGGAATGGCAAAGAGCGAGTATATGTTCTCCAAGCTGATGGCCTTTGATGCCGAGATAATCGGAACATGGGGTTGCCTGCCTGAATACTATCCGATAGTGCTCGACATGGTTCTCTCCAAGAAGATCGTGATCGACCCCTTCGTCGAAGTAAGGCCTATGAGCACCATAGCGGCAACATTTGACGAGATACATAAAGCAGGTTCGCCTGAAAAACGGGTTGTCCTGAAACCCGATTTTTAA
- the oah gene encoding 6-oxocyclohex-1-ene-1-carbonyl-CoA hydratase has translation MGLEWMPREGGLKNHDRHGAQWWGTEAPSTVYEKRPLKDPKGNVVPGLYVAWIRLNNPAQYNSYTTEMVKGVIAGFENSSTDREVVATVFTGTGPNAFCTGGNTKEYSEYYSMRPEEYGWYMELFNNMVDSILMCKKPVICRVNGMRVAGGQEIGLACDLAISSDLAIFGQAGPRHGSAPVGGSSDFLPWFLTAEDAMWSCVSCEMWSAYKMKAKNLISKAIPVLKDDKGNWVRNPQVITDAFVKDGEIVYGEPKTGQEAKDARAWVNDQLKNNKYDFSLLDAEVDRVVWIFANLFPGCLMKSIDGVRQKKKSFWDAMKNDHRYWLAVNMMGEAFAGFGAFNTKKITGTDTIDFIKNRQLIAEGALNDEAYFEKIFGKPQAK, from the coding sequence ATGGGATTAGAATGGATGCCAAGAGAAGGCGGATTAAAAAATCATGACAGACATGGTGCGCAGTGGTGGGGCACAGAAGCTCCCTCCACAGTGTACGAAAAGAGACCCCTGAAGGATCCTAAGGGCAATGTAGTGCCGGGTCTTTATGTTGCATGGATCAGACTTAACAACCCTGCACAGTACAACTCCTATACCACAGAGATGGTAAAGGGTGTTATCGCAGGTTTTGAGAATTCTTCAACAGACCGCGAAGTAGTGGCAACGGTTTTTACCGGAACAGGCCCGAACGCCTTCTGCACAGGCGGCAACACGAAAGAGTATTCAGAGTATTACAGCATGCGTCCGGAAGAATACGGCTGGTATATGGAACTTTTTAACAACATGGTCGACTCGATCCTTATGTGCAAAAAGCCGGTTATCTGCCGGGTGAACGGCATGAGAGTGGCCGGCGGCCAGGAGATCGGCCTTGCCTGTGACCTTGCCATTTCATCTGACCTCGCAATCTTCGGCCAGGCAGGTCCCCGTCACGGTTCAGCCCCTGTGGGCGGCTCCTCTGATTTCCTCCCCTGGTTCCTTACAGCAGAGGATGCGATGTGGAGCTGTGTAAGCTGTGAGATGTGGTCAGCATACAAGATGAAGGCCAAAAACCTCATCTCCAAGGCTATCCCCGTCCTGAAAGACGACAAGGGCAACTGGGTACGCAACCCGCAGGTTATCACCGACGCCTTTGTAAAAGATGGCGAGATCGTCTACGGCGAGCCCAAGACAGGCCAGGAAGCTAAAGATGCCAGGGCATGGGTTAATGATCAACTGAAAAACAACAAATACGATTTCTCACTCCTCGATGCAGAGGTCGACAGGGTCGTCTGGATCTTCGCGAACCTCTTCCCCGGATGCTTGATGAAATCAATTGACGGTGTCAGGCAGAAAAAGAAATCATTCTGGGATGCGATGAAGAACGATCACAGGTACTGGCTGGCAGTAAATATGATGGGCGAGGCATTTGCCGGTTTCGGCGCGTTCAACACGAAGAAGATCACCGGAACGGACACCATCGACTTCATCAAGAACCGCCAGCTCATTGCAGAGGGCGCATTGAACGACGAAGCATACTTCGAAAAGATCTTTGGCAAACCGCAGGCGAAGTAA
- a CDS encoding enoyl-CoA hydratase/isomerase family protein: MAFQHILYEKKDKVAKITLNVPPSNWLTIVMMKEINQVLAEIKKDPTVQLLVFDHAGEKAFCDGVDVADHTADKVNEMIEVFHGMFRLMTEMDVTTVAVVNGRSLGGGCELMSFCDIVIASEKARIGQPEIAVGVYPPVAAAWFPKIIGLQKTYELLLTGKIINAKEAQAIGLVTVVLPVEGFQTEVEKYLADYLNKSRPVAMWTKKAIRAGLSLDFLQALKASEIIYLQGCMATDDAREGISAFMEKRKPVWKDK; the protein is encoded by the coding sequence ATGGCATTTCAACATATTCTCTATGAAAAAAAGGACAAGGTTGCAAAGATCACATTGAACGTCCCGCCGTCGAACTGGCTGACGATCGTTATGATGAAGGAGATCAACCAGGTGCTTGCGGAGATAAAAAAAGACCCCACCGTACAGCTCCTCGTTTTCGATCATGCCGGCGAGAAGGCATTCTGTGACGGCGTTGACGTGGCTGACCATACGGCCGACAAGGTCAACGAGATGATCGAGGTCTTCCACGGGATGTTCCGCCTTATGACTGAAATGGACGTGACAACCGTGGCAGTAGTGAACGGTCGTTCCCTCGGGGGTGGCTGTGAGCTCATGTCCTTCTGCGATATCGTCATTGCATCAGAGAAGGCACGGATCGGACAGCCTGAGATTGCCGTCGGGGTTTACCCCCCTGTGGCAGCAGCGTGGTTTCCGAAGATCATCGGTCTCCAGAAGACTTACGAACTTCTTTTGACCGGCAAGATCATCAACGCCAAAGAGGCCCAGGCCATAGGGCTCGTGACCGTTGTATTGCCTGTTGAGGGTTTTCAGACAGAAGTGGAGAAGTATCTTGCGGACTATCTGAACAAGAGCAGGCCGGTGGCGATGTGGACGAAAAAGGCGATCAGGGCAGGGCTGAGCCTGGATTTTCTCCAGGCGCTCAAGGCCTCCGAGATCATTTATTTGCAGGGCTGTATGGCCACGGATGACGCCAGGGAAGGAATCAGTGCCTTCATGGAAAAGAGAAAGCCGGTCTGGAAAGACAAGTAG